The Xylanibacillus composti DNA segment ATGGACAACAAAGCTCTGCCGATCCCCCTCCCTTCGTACTCTTTCAGAACCTTGAACCATTGTATGGTCGTGATACGGTCGTACGCTTTCCAGGCGAAGCATGTCGCAACGGGACGATCATGTGTATCGCAGACGAACAAACATTTCGCATAAAATGAATCCTCCTTGCTGCCATACACATCCTGGAAAAAGTTCGTCATAAATCCTCTGTACTGCAAAGCCTCAGCCGGATCATCGAACGGAAAGTTCATCCAGATGTCCAGTTCGTCCTTGCGGCAGTTTCGAACATGATAGCCGGCCGGAAGCTCGCGCATCGCAGTCCGATTCAGCTCCCTGCACATCATAAAAAGGTTCAGATCTGGAATGTCGCTCATCGTCGGATCAACCCTCCTCTTCGATCACTTGTTCATTATAATGGTAAACGTTTACTGTATCAATAAAGAGTTGTACAGTGTCGGTTTGCCCATTGGACGCAGTCGATCGATCTGGATGAGATCGAGATGCTCATCTTAGCAGTAAAGGCATGA contains these protein-coding regions:
- a CDS encoding GNAT family N-acetyltransferase, whose protein sequence is MSDIPDLNLFMMCRELNRTAMRELPAGYHVRNCRKDELDIWMNFPFDDPAEALQYRGFMTNFFQDVYGSKEDSFYAKCLFVCDTHDRPVATCFAWKAYDRITTIQWFKVLKEYEGRGIGRALLSIVMQGVSPDDYPVFLHTQPSSFRAIKLYADFGFELLDDPVIGTRPNDLEQCLPILQAHMPAEAFRSLRTTSAPSSFLEVARSSPKVEF